In the Candidatus Nitrosotalea sinensis genome, one interval contains:
- a CDS encoding proteasome assembly chaperone family protein encodes MLSLPQRIVVEITQMPILKNPSLICGFPGSGFVGKLAIDHMIEQLKAVSFANMFSSSFPPQVLIQPNGTTDLMKNTFYYYKGETSDLVLLGGDAQPVTPESEYEMAEEITKICDKLGIKTIYTLAAYITGTFTKLPKVYGTSTLEQIVKEFHNYGVSVMNSGSITGMNGLIIGVGKRKGITGICLLGETSGYVVDAKASKIVLEALVKMLGLQLDLTEISKKAQDTENLVKTIEEQMGHRTTGESLHMPQHDKKLGYIS; translated from the coding sequence ATGTTGTCTCTTCCTCAACGTATAGTTGTTGAAATAACACAAATGCCTATCTTGAAAAATCCTTCTCTGATATGTGGATTTCCAGGCAGCGGTTTTGTGGGAAAACTTGCAATAGATCACATGATTGAGCAATTAAAAGCGGTATCTTTTGCAAACATGTTCTCTTCTTCATTTCCACCACAAGTGTTGATTCAACCAAATGGTACAACAGATCTAATGAAAAATACTTTTTATTATTACAAGGGGGAGACCAGTGACCTTGTCTTACTTGGTGGTGATGCACAGCCTGTCACACCTGAAAGTGAATATGAGATGGCAGAAGAAATTACAAAAATATGTGACAAGCTTGGAATCAAGACGATATACACGCTTGCTGCATACATCACAGGAACCTTTACAAAGTTGCCAAAAGTTTACGGTACAAGTACGCTTGAACAAATAGTCAAAGAATTTCACAATTATGGTGTATCAGTAATGAATAGTGGAAGTATCACTGGAATGAACGGTTTGATAATAGGTGTAGGTAAAAGAAAAGGAATTACAGGAATATGTCTTCTTGGAGAAACATCTGGCTATGTAGTTGATGCAAAAGCATCCAAAATAGTACTGGAGGCTCTTGTAAAGATGCTTGGTCTGCAACTAGATCTAACAGAAATCTCGAAAAAAGCACAAGATACGGAAAACCTTGTAAAAACAATAGAAGAACAAATGGGACATAGGACAACAGGGGAATCTTTACACATGCCACAACATGACAAAAAACTGGGGTATATCAGTTGA